In the genome of Diaphorobacter sp. HDW4A, the window CCTGCGCGCCGTGTGTTGCCAGAAACGCCTTCATCATCGCCACGGCGATCTTTTGTGGCTCGAACGGAACCACGGCGCCGTTGCGGCGGATGATCTGGAACTGGGTGTAGTTTCCGGCGATCGCTGGTGCCTTTGCGGCAGCAGAAGAAGTGGATTGAGCGAGCGCAGGGCTCACCTCATTGGCTGGGGTCTGTACAGCTTGCATGTAGTCCTCTTGTATTGCGTTCGAAGGCGGCTGTGCAGGCCTGGATCAGCTGCAAGGGCCTTCGGGTGTGATGTATCACTGGTTGCCGTGACACACTATATCTGGGGTGTCCGAAGTCATCAAGACACTACCTGTAGTGTATCCGCTGCAGGGTGGTGTTCGGGCGAAATTGACAATTTGTGGTCTGCAAAGGGCCCGCATGTCGGTGCGCGACGGGTTGTGCTGACAGTGTTTGCGAACGGGAATCACCAGTTGATGCGATCTATCCGGCAATACGCTCCGCTAGCCCGCATGCATCGGGAAAAAGTAGAGCGGGAAAAATCCGGAGATGGCCAACTGTGAAAACCACAGAGGGGTGACGGTTGCTAAGGTTGTAGTGGAAACCACCAACCTAGATCACACAAATTGTTTCGCATTTTTTGCCATTCGAATCCGGCTCCGGGATCACCCTTGCGCGCGGGCGCAATGTGCTCATGTCCGGCGATGTAGCGGATCGAATAGCGTTGGGCAAGAGCTTTGCACAGCATGGTCAGCGCGGTGTATTGCGCCTCGGCAAAACTCTCGCCTTCCAATCCTTCCAGTTCAATGCCGATCGAGTCGTCATTGCAGTTGTCGCGTGCTCGCCAGTGCGAACGACCGGCATGCCACGCGCGCCGATCACAGTTGACAAACTGGGTGATTGTCCCACTTCTTCCGATCACGAAGTGACTGGAAACCTCTATGCCGCGTATGGTGTTGAAGTAGGGATCTGCATCCCAATCGAGTTTGTTGGTAAAGAGGCGCTCGATGTCGCCCGTTCCATATTGGCCCGGCGGCAGGCTGATGGAGTGCACGACAACGAGGTCGATCTCGGCACCTTCCGGGCGAGGGCCATGGTTGGGCGATTCGACGCGATGGGCCTTGGCGTACCAACCGCCCTGCCAGGCGTTGGCTGGCTTATTCGCTTTCGACATGGTCCGTGCCGCCTTCGGCCTCGGAGATGTTCAGCCGTTCGATGCGGTAGCGGATCTGGCGCAGGCTAATGCCCAGGCGTGCAGCCGTCGCAGTGCGGTTGAAGCCGGATTCGCGCAGCGCACGCACAAGGATGTCGCGCTCCTGCTTGTCGAGCCAGGCCTGCAGGTCATTGGGCAGTGCGGTGTTGGCGGGATAGGGCGGTGGCGCACCTGCCGGCAGCATCTCCGCGCGCTCGCTCGCATCGCTGTACTTGACCACGAGGGGTGAGGGCTCTGTCGGTGCAGCAGGCGCCGGGGCAGGTTCAGGCGTTGCACTGGCAGTGGGTGGATCGACGAACA includes:
- the ampD gene encoding 1,6-anhydro-N-acetylmuramyl-L-alanine amidase AmpD; the protein is MSKANKPANAWQGGWYAKAHRVESPNHGPRPEGAEIDLVVVHSISLPPGQYGTGDIERLFTNKLDWDADPYFNTIRGIEVSSHFVIGRSGTITQFVNCDRRAWHAGRSHWRARDNCNDDSIGIELEGLEGESFAEAQYTALTMLCKALAQRYSIRYIAGHEHIAPARKGDPGAGFEWQKMRNNLCDLGWWFPLQP